One genomic window of Streptomyces sp. WP-1 includes the following:
- a CDS encoding ATP-binding protein — MYATEAEVDVLWARLRLTEERVRRAVAARRAVDPDPDDPYRGQYLTPQAVARILEEPGGLGLPDHEPPPVPPTSGLGLLAERFGLSPLDTDLLLVALAPDLDPRFERLYGYLNDDLTRRRPTVALALELCGLPAASAARFRLAPGAPLIAGGLIEVTEPERPPLSRVLAVPDRVSAHLLGGTEPDARLAGLLGEADADPTAEPADVARASAAALSGPGLVQLLNRGGDAPGLAVAALRAAGLRPLVLDAAALARHGAEVPALVRVAALEARLSGAGVVLGPLEALPPEPARRDRMTRDVCAALRGLPLFLYGTDGWDPAWAADTPVVLPVAPPSPGRQAARWRHALERAGSDGVDPAAAETLASAVAAHRLDGGQLRRAAGAAVRTAALADRAVRPDDLRAAVRAQNGAGLARLARRVEPAVGWDDLVLPAPTHRRLRELAVRARHREQVLGQWRMRPGGGRGRGVIALFAGESGTGKTMSAEVVAADLGMDLYVVDLSTVVDKYIGETEKNLERIFTEASAVNAVLLFDEADAIFGKRSQVKDAHDRHANIESAYLLQRMESFDGIAVLTTNLRANLDEAFTRRLDVIADFPVPDAGQRLALWERCLGGRLPRAADLDLGFCADRFELAGGSIRACAVTAAYLAAEAGLPLSMRQLMAAVAQEYRKLGRLVLESEFGTWTRDVLTDS; from the coding sequence ATGTACGCCACCGAGGCCGAGGTGGACGTCCTGTGGGCGCGGCTGCGGCTGACCGAGGAGCGGGTGCGCCGTGCGGTGGCCGCGCGGCGCGCCGTCGACCCGGATCCGGACGACCCGTACCGGGGCCAGTACCTGACCCCGCAGGCGGTGGCGCGGATCCTGGAGGAGCCGGGCGGCCTGGGGCTGCCCGACCACGAGCCGCCGCCGGTGCCCCCGACGTCCGGACTCGGGCTGCTGGCCGAGCGGTTCGGGCTCTCGCCGCTGGACACGGATCTGCTGCTGGTCGCCCTGGCACCGGATCTGGACCCCCGGTTCGAGCGGCTGTACGGCTATCTCAACGACGATCTGACGCGCCGCCGGCCGACGGTCGCCCTCGCCCTGGAGCTGTGCGGGCTGCCCGCCGCGTCCGCCGCCCGCTTCCGGCTCGCCCCCGGGGCGCCGCTGATCGCGGGCGGTCTGATCGAGGTCACCGAGCCCGAACGGCCGCCGCTGTCACGTGTGCTGGCGGTCCCGGACCGGGTGAGCGCGCATCTGCTGGGCGGCACCGAGCCGGACGCGCGGCTGGCCGGGCTGCTCGGCGAGGCCGACGCCGACCCGACGGCCGAGCCCGCCGACGTGGCCCGCGCGTCCGCCGCGGCGCTCTCCGGTCCCGGCCTGGTGCAGCTGCTGAACCGCGGCGGCGACGCGCCCGGTCTCGCGGTGGCCGCCCTGCGCGCCGCCGGGCTGCGGCCGCTGGTGCTCGACGCGGCGGCCCTCGCCCGGCACGGCGCCGAGGTGCCCGCGCTGGTCCGGGTGGCGGCCCTGGAGGCCCGGCTGTCCGGCGCGGGCGTCGTCCTCGGCCCGCTGGAGGCGCTGCCCCCGGAGCCCGCCCGACGCGACCGGATGACCAGGGACGTGTGCGCCGCGCTGCGCGGGCTCCCGCTGTTCCTGTACGGCACGGACGGCTGGGACCCGGCCTGGGCCGCCGACACCCCGGTGGTCCTCCCGGTGGCCCCGCCCTCCCCCGGCCGTCAGGCCGCACGCTGGCGGCACGCGCTGGAACGGGCCGGCTCCGACGGTGTCGACCCGGCCGCGGCGGAGACGCTCGCCTCGGCGGTCGCCGCGCACCGGCTGGACGGCGGGCAGCTGCGCCGGGCCGCGGGCGCCGCGGTGCGCACGGCCGCGCTGGCCGACCGGGCGGTGCGGCCCGACGATCTGCGGGCCGCCGTACGGGCGCAGAACGGGGCGGGGCTCGCGCGGCTGGCCCGCCGGGTGGAACCGGCCGTCGGCTGGGACGACCTGGTGCTGCCCGCGCCGACCCACCGCAGGCTGCGGGAGCTGGCGGTGCGCGCCCGGCATCGCGAGCAGGTGCTCGGGCAGTGGCGGATGCGGCCGGGCGGCGGCCGGGGGCGGGGTGTGATCGCGCTGTTCGCCGGGGAGTCCGGCACCGGCAAGACGATGTCCGCCGAGGTGGTCGCGGCCGACCTGGGCATGGATCTGTACGTGGTGGACCTGTCCACGGTGGTCGACAAGTACATCGGCGAGACAGAGAAGAACCTGGAGCGGATCTTCACCGAGGCGTCCGCGGTCAACGCGGTGCTGCTGTTCGACGAGGCCGACGCGATCTTCGGCAAGCGCTCGCAGGTCAAGGACGCGCACGACCGGCACGCCAACATCGAGTCGGCGTATCTGCTCCAGCGCATGGAGTCCTTCGACGGCATCGCCGTACTGACCACCAATCTGCGGGCCAACCTGGACGAGGCGTTCACCCGGCGGCTCGATGTGATCGCGGACTTCCCGGTGCCGGACGCCGGTCAGCGGCTCGCGCTGTGGGAGCGGTGCCTGGGCGGGCGGCTGCCGCGCGCCGCCGATCTCGACCTCGGCTTCTGCGCGGACCGCTTCGAACTGGCCGGGGGTTCCATCCGGGCGTGCGCGGTGACGGCCGCGTATCTGGCGGCCGAGGCCGGACTTCCGCTGAGCATGCGGCAGTTGATGGCGGCGGTCGCCCAGGAGTACCGCAAGCTCGGCCGGCTGGTCCTGGAGAGCGAGTTCGGGACGTGGACGCGGGATGTGCTGACGGACTCCTGA
- a CDS encoding DUF4255 domain-containing protein: protein MIHEVDEALRALLAGSGLEASGVEVVFDAPTRDWAARRNAPTVCVFLYHIQEDATRRGSGAGEVHDTEGYVVARRTPPRWFELTYLVTAWASRPQDEHRLLSQVLGTLVSTDALPADLLTGSLAELGLTVSLDTAGGGIDAPSASDVWSALDGELKPSLGVRVRAPLAAVARPAAPPVTEGLLVRAGGLGADGEPAPGRRLRYEEVGDPGAEGFAGLRERPAVPARRRRGRRQP from the coding sequence ATGATCCACGAGGTCGACGAGGCGCTGCGCGCGCTGCTCGCCGGGTCCGGTCTGGAGGCGTCCGGGGTCGAGGTGGTCTTCGACGCCCCGACCCGCGACTGGGCGGCCCGCCGCAACGCGCCCACGGTGTGCGTGTTCCTGTACCACATCCAGGAGGACGCCACCCGGCGCGGCAGCGGCGCCGGTGAGGTGCACGACACCGAGGGGTATGTGGTGGCGCGGCGCACCCCGCCCCGCTGGTTCGAGCTGACGTATCTGGTCACGGCGTGGGCGAGCCGCCCGCAGGACGAACACCGGTTGCTCTCCCAGGTGTTGGGCACGCTGGTGAGCACGGACGCGCTGCCGGCGGACCTGCTCACCGGCTCGCTCGCCGAGCTGGGGCTCACGGTGTCCCTGGACACCGCCGGGGGCGGGATCGACGCGCCGTCCGCGTCCGATGTGTGGTCGGCGCTGGACGGCGAGCTGAAGCCGTCGCTCGGCGTCCGGGTGCGCGCACCGCTGGCCGCCGTGGCCCGCCCGGCCGCGCCGCCGGTGACCGAGGGTCTCCTGGTGCGCGCGGGCGGACTCGGGGCCGACGGGGAACCCGCGCCGGGACGACGGCTGCGGTACGAGGAGGTCGGCGACCCCGGTGCGGAGGGTTTCGCCGGCCTGCGTGAGCGGCCCGCGGTTCCGGCCCGGCGCCGCCGAGGGAGGCGGCAGCCCTGA